The DNA window CGGCCAGTGGCTACAAGATTACATCGACTGACCTGCGCACGCCCAACACCCCACCCGAACTCGTTCCCTGATATGCGTTACTGCCTCGCCCTCGACCTCAAAGACGACCCCGCGCTGATCGCCGAATATGAACGGCAGCACGTGCAGATTCGCCCCGAAATCGACGCCAGTATCCGTACGTCGGGTATCAACGATATGCAGATTTTTCGGGTCGGCAATCGGCTGTTCATGATTATCGAAACGGACGAAAACTTTTCGTTCGACACCAAAGCGGCTATGGACGCGGCCAACCCGGCGGTGCAGGAGTGGGAAACGTTCGTCAGCACGTTTCAGCAGCCATTACCCTTCGCCAGACCCGGCGAAAAGTGGGTACTGATGAAGCAGATCTTCGCGTTGTAGTCTATCGGCGGCTATACCCATCCATGCCCTTCAGAAGTAGGGTTGTTGAGACGATAATGACTGATTCAGCCTTGTAACATAAACTGCATCTGGAATATGGAAAAGGATAAGCCGACGAAAAAAGACATTCCTTCGTTGCTGCTAGAGGGCGTAAAACTAGGCCACCGGCGACTGGTCGAGCAGGCGAAACGCGAGGATGATACACTCGTCATCATGCGCGACGGCAAGATCGAACATGTGCGGGCGAGGGAACTGTAGCGTTTGACATACTACCAGTCGGTAAATCACGCATTACCAAATCAGAAGGGGTCCCGGTCAGCAATAAACCATATTGCTGACCGGGACCCCTTCTGATTTGGTCTAGACCGGATTGAGGAACGCCTTTTT is part of the Spirosoma rhododendri genome and encodes:
- a CDS encoding L-rhamnose mutarotase — its product is MRYCLALDLKDDPALIAEYERQHVQIRPEIDASIRTSGINDMQIFRVGNRLFMIIETDENFSFDTKAAMDAANPAVQEWETFVSTFQQPLPFARPGEKWVLMKQIFAL